One window from the genome of Ammoniphilus sp. CFH 90114 encodes:
- a CDS encoding DUF4321 domain-containing protein, with product MKDTIAFIIVLMAGLIFGSILGKILGQYIPFLGIAEEITWHPKGDFVIIRYDFLVQVKLNLSAILGLIASYWLYKKIK from the coding sequence ATGAAAGATACCATTGCGTTTATCATTGTTCTGATGGCAGGGCTTATTTTTGGCAGTATCCTGGGCAAGATATTGGGACAATATATTCCTTTCTTGGGAATAGCCGAGGAAATTACTTGGCATCCGAAAGGGGATTTTGTCATCATTAGGTACGATTTTCTCGTTCAGGTTAAACTAAATCTAAGTGCAATTTTAGGTTTGATCGCCAGTTATTGGTTATATAAGAAAATCAAATAG
- the murC gene encoding UDP-N-acetylmuramate--L-alanine ligase yields MSTKTEHVHFIGIGGYGMSAIARVLVDMGYKVSGSDMARKELTDKLVSRGAQVFIGHEAKNVSGAHVVVYSTDIPKDNVELIEAETQKIPLIHRSEMLARILNERSGIAVSGAHGKTTTSSMISLVMEKAGVDPTYIIGGEIVDIGSNARAGKGPYVVAEADESDGSFLQYHPEIAVVTNIEPDHLENYEGDFENLKKAYRKFLANVKEEGTAIVCLDDEYIREMLPEVSCHYITYGLESQADYTATDIIYGDRTVSFSVNKREELLGQVKLSVPGRHNVLNALATIIVCLQAGIAFPTIAEAIKAFRGAKRRFQVIGEAKDVLVVDDYAHHPTEIEATIQAAKSTNRRILAVFQPQRYTRTFFLLDAFSRAFAEADQVVIADIYSPANDTKMEVTAQTLVDLIKQNSNEHVVYMPTKDDVFEYLMQAVKPGDLVITMGAGDIWKVADRLAETLERE; encoded by the coding sequence ATGTCAACAAAAACCGAGCACGTTCATTTCATTGGTATAGGCGGTTATGGAATGAGCGCTATTGCCAGAGTACTAGTTGATATGGGATATAAGGTCAGTGGCTCTGACATGGCAAGGAAAGAATTAACAGATAAACTAGTCTCTCGTGGCGCACAAGTTTTCATTGGACATGAGGCAAAAAATGTAAGTGGAGCACATGTTGTGGTTTATTCTACAGACATCCCGAAGGATAATGTAGAACTTATTGAAGCGGAAACACAAAAGATTCCACTCATTCATCGATCAGAAATGTTGGCTCGAATCCTGAATGAACGTTCCGGGATCGCGGTATCTGGAGCTCATGGCAAGACCACAACCTCCTCTATGATCTCTCTCGTCATGGAAAAAGCGGGGGTTGATCCTACCTATATTATCGGTGGAGAGATTGTCGACATCGGCAGCAATGCTAGAGCGGGGAAGGGGCCCTACGTCGTAGCCGAAGCAGATGAAAGCGACGGTTCGTTTCTTCAATACCACCCTGAGATTGCCGTTGTAACCAACATCGAACCTGACCACTTGGAGAATTATGAGGGTGATTTTGAAAATCTAAAGAAGGCTTACCGTAAATTCTTAGCGAATGTAAAAGAAGAAGGTACGGCTATCGTCTGCCTTGATGATGAATATATTCGTGAGATGCTGCCTGAAGTGTCGTGCCATTATATTACTTACGGATTGGAAAGTCAGGCAGACTATACGGCTACAGATATTATTTATGGCGACCGTACGGTTTCTTTTTCTGTAAACAAAAGGGAAGAGCTTTTAGGTCAGGTGAAACTATCGGTTCCAGGTCGACATAATGTATTAAATGCCCTAGCCACCATTATTGTATGCTTGCAAGCGGGAATTGCCTTCCCGACGATAGCGGAAGCGATCAAGGCTTTCCGTGGAGCGAAGCGTCGTTTCCAAGTGATTGGCGAGGCCAAGGACGTTCTCGTTGTGGATGATTATGCTCACCATCCAACGGAAATTGAAGCGACCATTCAAGCAGCTAAATCTACGAACCGTCGCATTCTGGCTGTATTCCAACCGCAGCGCTATACAAGAACCTTCTTTTTATTGGATGCCTTCAGTCGAGCGTTCGCCGAGGCAGATCAAGTCGTCATTGCTGATATCTATTCCCCAGCGAATGATACGAAGATGGAAGTGACCGCGCAAACGTTAGTTGATTTGATTAAGCAGAACTCGAATGAGCACGTTGTCTATATGCCAACCAAAGATGATGTCTTTGAATATCTCATGCAGGCAGTGAAGCCTGGAGATCTTGTGATTACCATGGGAGCGGGCGATATCTGGAAGGTAGCCGACCGATTGGCGGAGACGTTGGAGAGGGAGTAG
- the mreC gene encoding rod shape-determining protein MreC — protein sequence MSNFFVKRRLLLLLISLIVLVTTMGITLKDRPVPTWPERFVRDSLAFVQSIVYKPAFAVAGFFESIKDVYVVYEENKALKQNLKQFAQITADLNELKLENEQLRKMLEAEQSKLSDYKLRIAEVVARSPDRWNHTLIIDKGTKDGISPNMAVITPEGYIGRIQSVSHFSSQVELVTDIERGNHIGAIIQGDERIYGVVEGYDPKNNLLIMRKIPMQSVIEPKQMVITSGLGGTIPKGLVLGEIVSVRTDEQFLTKDAYIRPSANLNQLEKVFVVERSLIAPTEIPVPALPGLPGSSAPSTPTTDTNGSEEGNQG from the coding sequence GTGTCTAACTTTTTTGTGAAGCGAAGACTACTGTTGTTATTGATTAGCCTAATTGTACTTGTAACGACAATGGGAATTACCTTAAAGGACAGACCGGTTCCGACCTGGCCAGAACGATTTGTCCGAGATTCCCTTGCGTTTGTTCAATCCATTGTCTATAAGCCCGCTTTTGCTGTAGCGGGCTTTTTTGAGAGTATTAAAGATGTTTATGTTGTTTATGAGGAAAACAAAGCTTTAAAACAAAACCTTAAGCAATTTGCCCAAATTACGGCAGATCTCAATGAGTTGAAGCTAGAGAACGAACAATTAAGAAAAATGTTGGAGGCTGAACAATCCAAATTATCAGATTATAAATTGAGGATAGCTGAAGTTGTGGCTCGAAGCCCAGATCGTTGGAATCATACTTTAATTATTGATAAGGGAACGAAGGACGGTATAAGTCCAAACATGGCTGTTATTACACCTGAAGGCTATATTGGAAGAATTCAAAGCGTCTCTCATTTCTCATCCCAAGTGGAATTGGTGACAGATATTGAGCGTGGAAATCATATTGGTGCCATTATACAAGGGGATGAGCGAATTTATGGTGTCGTGGAAGGTTATGACCCTAAGAATAATCTGTTGATTATGAGGAAGATCCCCATGCAATCTGTGATTGAGCCTAAACAGATGGTGATTACGTCGGGGCTTGGCGGAACAATACCGAAAGGGCTAGTCTTAGGGGAAATTGTATCCGTTCGTACAGATGAACAATTTCTTACTAAGGATGCTTATATTAGGCCCAGTGCAAACCTGAATCAATTAGAGAAAGTATTTGTTGTCGAACGCTCACTCATCGCACCGACTGAAATTCCTGTGCCGGCCTTGCCGGGGCTACCGGGTTCAAGCGCTCCTTCCACTCCAACCACCGATACGAATGGTTCTGAGGAAGGGAACCAAGGATGA
- a CDS encoding folylpolyglutamate synthase/dihydrofolate synthase family protein: protein MNRTGFGSEGKMMGQFEEAVAWVKGLQKFGIKPGLERMKWAMDKLDHPEQRLKFVHIAGTNGKGSTVQYISHVLQEAGYRIGTFTSPAMGDINTHVRSNGEPMGMDDFVMLVDRLKPLVDEASKSEWGTLTEFEVLTLLAILYFAAMDYPDFVIWETGLGGRLDSTNVVTPLVSVITNIGHDHIHILGDSLEQIAAEKAGIIKHGFPVVTTETSAIPLHVIAETAKDRRSRLYQFEKDFFLTRKLELSEGEKEVFDFHGPFRSYEGLTISILGEHQVKNAGLSVMVLEILRQYYAVYFEEQDLAKGLEAAKWPGRFEIVHKNPYLILDGAHNIEGMKALLVTLRERFPNQMFKVFYAALHDKDIIGMIRELAPICKEVTLTDIDHPRAATSANLEMWFRDANPELVVRRIPSFEEAFDSWYRLDDTSEILLATGSLYFISDIRNALGKAQASPSDL, encoded by the coding sequence ATGAATAGGACTGGGTTTGGAAGTGAGGGAAAGATGATGGGGCAATTTGAAGAGGCGGTTGCCTGGGTCAAAGGTCTGCAAAAGTTCGGAATAAAACCGGGTCTAGAAAGAATGAAGTGGGCAATGGATAAATTGGATCATCCAGAGCAACGCTTGAAATTTGTGCATATTGCCGGAACCAATGGAAAAGGTTCAACGGTACAATATATTTCCCATGTTCTTCAGGAAGCAGGTTACCGTATTGGAACGTTCACGTCACCCGCGATGGGGGATATCAATACACATGTTCGTTCTAATGGGGAGCCCATGGGCATGGACGATTTCGTCATGTTAGTGGATCGATTAAAACCTTTGGTTGACGAAGCATCAAAGAGTGAATGGGGCACCTTGACTGAATTTGAGGTGTTAACCCTATTAGCTATATTATATTTTGCTGCGATGGACTATCCTGATTTCGTCATATGGGAAACTGGACTTGGAGGGCGCTTAGATTCAACGAACGTAGTCACTCCTTTAGTCTCGGTTATAACGAATATAGGGCATGATCATATTCATATTCTGGGCGATAGCCTTGAACAAATTGCCGCGGAGAAAGCGGGAATCATTAAGCATGGGTTCCCCGTTGTGACTACGGAAACGAGTGCAATTCCTTTGCATGTCATTGCCGAAACAGCAAAGGATCGACGATCTCGTTTATATCAATTTGAAAAAGACTTTTTCCTAACTCGCAAGCTTGAACTATCGGAAGGGGAAAAGGAAGTATTCGACTTCCATGGTCCTTTTCGTTCTTATGAAGGATTAACGATCTCCATTCTAGGTGAGCATCAGGTCAAAAATGCGGGCCTTTCTGTCATGGTTCTGGAGATTCTGCGACAATACTATGCGGTATATTTCGAGGAGCAAGACCTTGCTAAAGGTCTTGAAGCTGCGAAGTGGCCCGGAAGATTTGAAATTGTGCATAAAAACCCATATCTCATTCTAGATGGAGCACATAATATAGAGGGAATGAAGGCCCTTCTTGTCACATTAAGGGAGCGATTTCCTAACCAGATGTTTAAGGTGTTTTATGCAGCCCTTCATGATAAAGATATAATAGGAATGATCCGTGAACTCGCGCCCATTTGCAAAGAAGTGACTTTAACAGATATTGATCACCCTAGAGCTGCGACCTCGGCGAATTTAGAAATGTGGTTCCGGGATGCTAATCCAGAGCTTGTCGTAAGACGGATTCCCTCTTTCGAAGAAGCTTTTGATTCATGGTATCGTCTGGATGACACAAGCGAAATCCTGCTTGCAACAGGGTCATTATATTTTATTTCTGATATTCGTAACGCACTGGGCAAAGCGCAAGCTTCCCCCTCCGATCTATAA
- the radC gene encoding DNA repair protein RadC, protein MGEKWLSGFPLVELPRERMMSKGIDALSNAELIAILLRTGTAGESVINLAQRVLSHVGGLRQFLDTSLEELVEVKGIGTAKAVQLLAGIELGRRVAKTTPEERWTIRSPEDVAKLMMEELRYLTQEHFVCLFLNTKNQVIAQTTVFIGSLNSSIVHPREVFKEAVRKSSASLICLHNHPSGDPTPSREDIEVTKRLMAAGEIMGIDVLDHVIIGDGRYISLKEKGLI, encoded by the coding sequence ATGGGGGAAAAGTGGCTGTCAGGATTTCCGTTGGTCGAGCTTCCGAGGGAAAGGATGATGAGCAAAGGAATTGATGCCTTGTCCAATGCTGAACTCATTGCAATCTTGTTGAGAACAGGAACAGCAGGGGAATCCGTAATCAACCTAGCTCAGCGTGTATTAAGCCACGTTGGGGGCTTGCGTCAGTTTTTAGATACCTCTTTGGAAGAGCTCGTTGAAGTGAAAGGAATTGGAACGGCTAAAGCTGTCCAGTTACTGGCGGGTATCGAGTTAGGCAGGAGGGTAGCGAAGACCACGCCAGAAGAACGCTGGACTATTCGCTCACCGGAAGATGTGGCCAAGCTTATGATGGAGGAACTACGCTATTTAACTCAGGAACATTTTGTTTGCCTCTTTTTAAATACGAAGAATCAGGTTATTGCTCAGACGACTGTTTTTATCGGAAGTTTAAATTCATCGATTGTACACCCTCGTGAAGTTTTCAAGGAAGCTGTACGTAAGAGTAGTGCTTCCCTTATTTGTCTACATAATCATCCGAGTGGCGATCCTACTCCAAGCAGAGAAGATATTGAGGTTACTAAGCGTCTGATGGCAGCAGGTGAAATTATGGGCATTGATGTATTAGATCATGTTATCATTGGGGATGGTCGATATATTAGCTTGAAGGAGAAAGGCCTCATTTGA
- the mreD gene encoding rod shape-determining protein MreD, with amino-acid sequence MRWGILFAGLLGLFVLEGTVFQVFHLQAYGREVAVLPRFLLVVLIFVSLYLGRRRAFLFGLLFGLFFDIQYCDVIGVYAFTMALIPYLSALAYQYFQLNVLLIMITVLLGVFMHESAVFLLFELFGLTGYPYHWLDYVPTALLNAGFAILAYRPLNHWLEKMVDSRQDEVDL; translated from the coding sequence ATGAGGTGGGGGATATTATTTGCGGGTCTACTTGGCTTATTTGTTTTAGAGGGAACGGTCTTTCAGGTGTTTCATTTGCAAGCTTATGGGCGAGAAGTGGCAGTTCTCCCCCGGTTTCTTCTCGTTGTACTAATCTTTGTTTCTCTGTATCTGGGAAGACGAAGGGCCTTTTTATTTGGTCTTTTATTCGGCTTGTTCTTTGATATTCAATATTGTGATGTTATTGGCGTTTACGCCTTTACAATGGCATTGATTCCTTATTTGTCTGCCCTGGCTTATCAGTATTTTCAGTTGAATGTTCTCTTGATCATGATTACGGTCTTACTTGGCGTGTTTATGCATGAAAGCGCGGTGTTCCTCTTGTTTGAGTTATTTGGACTTACGGGTTACCCGTACCATTGGCTTGACTATGTGCCCACGGCTTTATTGAATGCAGGCTTCGCCATCCTTGCTTATCGTCCACTGAACCATTGGTTAGAAAAGATGGTCGATAGCAGACAGGATGAAGTCGATCTTTAA
- the rodA gene encoding rod shape-determining protein RodA translates to MEFEAKYFKTIDWVIILILIGFGIFSYLGISGASPHLSLEGKQVVWYMIGFVFMSAILLFDYNMIGNLSYIFYFIGLVLLVGVLFTPPINNATSWYNLGLFSFQPAELMKIITIMTLAKYLAKRAEQEDPFSKVYELIPIFAIIGVPMLLILIQPDLGNAVVFSGILISMMIVGGVKGRHFFLFGALAGSFFGFLTYLYQFKQEIFFKLIKPYQWNRIVYWLNPELDPVGQGFQLKQSLIAIGSGQLLGKGINAGTQAKFGWVPVGESDFIFTVIAEELGFIGGSLLIFLFFLLIYRMVRIALDAKDPFGSYLVSGVIGMFVFQIFENIGMTIQLMPITGITLPFISYGGSSLVTNFMIIGLVLNVGMRRKKLMFD, encoded by the coding sequence ATGGAATTTGAAGCAAAATACTTTAAGACAATCGATTGGGTCATTATCCTAATCCTTATTGGTTTTGGTATCTTTAGTTACTTGGGGATCTCAGGCGCTTCCCCTCATTTGAGTTTAGAAGGCAAGCAAGTGGTTTGGTATATGATTGGGTTTGTCTTTATGTCCGCCATTCTTTTGTTTGATTACAACATGATTGGCAACTTAAGCTATATTTTTTATTTTATTGGTCTCGTTTTGCTCGTAGGTGTGTTGTTCACGCCGCCAATTAACAATGCTACGAGTTGGTATAACCTAGGGCTGTTTTCTTTTCAACCAGCGGAGCTAATGAAGATTATCACGATCATGACTCTTGCTAAGTATTTAGCCAAACGAGCAGAACAAGAAGATCCCTTTAGTAAGGTCTATGAGTTGATTCCCATCTTTGCTATTATAGGCGTTCCCATGCTACTGATTCTTATTCAGCCAGATCTCGGGAATGCAGTCGTTTTTTCTGGTATTTTAATTAGCATGATGATCGTTGGAGGAGTAAAGGGAAGACACTTTTTCCTTTTTGGCGCCCTTGCAGGAAGCTTTTTTGGTTTCTTGACCTACCTTTATCAATTTAAGCAAGAGATTTTCTTTAAGTTGATAAAACCATATCAATGGAATCGGATCGTCTACTGGCTTAATCCGGAGTTAGATCCCGTTGGGCAAGGGTTTCAGCTTAAGCAATCTCTCATTGCTATAGGGTCTGGACAGCTTCTAGGAAAAGGTATTAATGCGGGAACTCAAGCTAAGTTTGGCTGGGTACCCGTAGGAGAGAGTGATTTTATCTTTACGGTTATCGCTGAAGAGCTAGGGTTCATAGGTGGAAGTCTGCTGATTTTCCTGTTCTTTTTACTGATTTACCGAATGGTACGTATTGCACTGGACGCTAAGGACCCTTTTGGATCCTACCTGGTATCAGGGGTAATTGGGATGTTTGTATTTCAAATTTTTGAAAACATAGGGATGACGATTCAATTAATGCCGATCACGGGGATTACACTACCCTTCATTAGTTACGGAGGAAGCTCCTTAGTGACCAACTTTATGATTATTGGTTTAGTGTTAAATGTAGGAATGCGTAGGAAGAAGCTGATGTTCGACTAA
- a CDS encoding A24 family peptidase: MEVTLSLFIISFFLILSSFLNVVAIRIPKGESISFPPSHCVKCSHRLRPLDLIPIASYVLLKGKCRYCKSPISIIYPLGEILTTSLLLFTYFQTGLSKELYVALPLVALLCTITISDLLYQIIPNKVNLFFFLYFSLLHFYYAPLPYTDYLLGILAGGGLLLLIALVSRGGMGGGDIKLMAVVGMAIGWKLTLLSFFIASLIGGIVGFILLVTKKVKRKDPIPFGPFLALGTLIAYFWGVELIQAYLFFILGY, encoded by the coding sequence ATGGAAGTAACCTTATCTTTATTTATCATTTCTTTCTTTCTTATTCTCTCTTCCTTTCTTAATGTTGTAGCTATTAGAATACCAAAAGGGGAATCTATTTCCTTTCCGCCTTCACATTGTGTGAAATGTAGTCACAGGCTCAGACCGCTCGATCTTATTCCTATTGCAAGCTATGTTTTGTTGAAGGGTAAGTGTCGTTATTGTAAATCCCCTATTTCCATCATTTATCCTTTAGGTGAGATTTTAACTACATCGCTTTTGCTTTTTACTTATTTTCAAACGGGTCTAAGTAAGGAGTTATACGTCGCCTTACCTTTAGTTGCTTTGTTATGTACGATAACCATTAGTGATTTACTCTACCAAATCATTCCTAATAAAGTGAATCTCTTTTTCTTCCTCTACTTTAGTCTCCTACACTTCTACTATGCGCCTCTTCCCTATACAGACTACCTGCTAGGAATTCTTGCAGGGGGAGGGCTCCTTCTCTTGATTGCCTTAGTTAGCCGTGGCGGGATGGGGGGAGGAGATATTAAATTAATGGCTGTTGTAGGGATGGCGATTGGTTGGAAATTAACGTTGCTATCCTTCTTTATTGCTTCCCTTATTGGAGGAATAGTAGGATTTATTTTATTAGTTACAAAGAAAGTAAAACGTAAAGATCCTATTCCCTTCGGTCCATTCCTGGCATTGGGTACATTAATTGCTTATTTCTGGGGTGTTGAACTCATACAGGCTTACCTTTTCTTTATTCTAGGTTATTAG
- a CDS encoding nucleoside triphosphate pyrophosphatase: MEQANKPAIILASSSPRRQEMLRNLGLEFTIHPSGADESVEDGLKPAKIVELLAERKAADVASLYESGIVIGSDTIVVLGDKVLGKPNNEEDAFSMLSALQGTTHSVYSGLALIDANNGNRRVGHVETKVRMRPVSKDEILRYIATKEPMDKAGAYAIQGLGSIFVEGIVGDYFSVVGLPVQMMASYLEEFGFSILTP, from the coding sequence GTGGAACAGGCAAATAAACCAGCGATCATTCTGGCATCATCATCTCCTCGCCGCCAAGAGATGCTGCGGAACTTAGGGCTGGAATTTACTATTCATCCAAGCGGTGCAGATGAATCTGTAGAAGACGGACTTAAACCGGCGAAGATTGTCGAATTGTTAGCAGAGCGGAAAGCGGCAGATGTAGCTTCTCTTTACGAATCTGGAATTGTCATAGGTTCGGATACTATTGTCGTGTTAGGAGACAAGGTGTTGGGAAAGCCTAACAATGAAGAGGATGCATTTTCCATGTTATCAGCACTTCAGGGGACGACTCATTCAGTATATAGTGGTTTGGCCCTTATTGATGCGAACAATGGGAATCGCAGGGTTGGGCATGTAGAAACGAAAGTAAGGATGAGACCGGTCTCCAAGGACGAGATTCTTCGTTATATTGCTACTAAGGAACCCATGGACAAGGCCGGCGCCTATGCTATTCAGGGTCTTGGATCTATTTTTGTCGAAGGTATCGTTGGGGACTATTTCTCTGTTGTTGGTCTTCCTGTACAGATGATGGCGAGTTACCTAGAGGAATTTGGCTTTTCCATACTTACTCCATAG
- a CDS encoding rod shape-determining protein, translating to MFGGFSRDMGIDLGTANTLVYVKGKGIMAREPSVVAIRTDTGTIEAVGNAAKSMIGRTPGNIVAVRPMKDGVIADFETTATMLRYFIRQAQKSRGILSRRPNVMVCVPSGITAVEKRAVEDATKQAGAREAYTIEEPFAAAIGADLPVWEPTGSMVVDIGGGTTEVAIISLGGIVTSRSIRVAGDEMDEAIIQYIKKKYNLMIGERTSETLKMEIGSAIPSDANEKMDIRGRDLITGLPKTIEVSSHEITDALQETVTSIIEAVKVTLEKSPPELAADIMDRGIVLTGGGALLRNLDKLLSDETGMPVLVAENALDCVAIGTGRALENLHLFKSKSGITARSKRGR from the coding sequence ATGTTTGGTGGTTTTTCTCGGGATATGGGTATCGATCTTGGTACGGCCAATACGCTCGTTTATGTAAAAGGGAAAGGTATTATGGCGCGGGAACCCTCGGTGGTCGCTATCCGTACAGATACGGGAACGATTGAAGCGGTTGGAAACGCAGCAAAAAGTATGATTGGGCGTACCCCGGGTAACATCGTAGCTGTTCGGCCGATGAAGGATGGGGTTATTGCCGACTTTGAAACAACAGCAACCATGCTTCGTTATTTCATCCGACAAGCGCAGAAGAGTCGAGGAATTCTTTCCCGTCGGCCTAATGTTATGGTTTGTGTTCCTTCAGGTATAACGGCAGTTGAGAAGCGAGCAGTAGAGGATGCAACGAAGCAGGCTGGGGCTAGGGAAGCTTATACCATTGAAGAGCCGTTTGCTGCTGCAATTGGAGCTGATCTCCCAGTTTGGGAACCAACCGGGAGTATGGTAGTGGATATTGGTGGTGGAACTACGGAAGTCGCGATCATCTCTTTGGGGGGGATTGTAACAAGTCGCTCTATCCGTGTAGCTGGGGATGAAATGGACGAGGCCATCATTCAGTATATTAAGAAAAAGTACAACTTGATGATTGGGGAAAGAACTTCAGAAACGTTAAAAATGGAGATTGGATCCGCTATACCATCGGATGCTAATGAAAAGATGGACATACGTGGAAGAGATTTAATTACGGGATTACCGAAGACCATTGAAGTTTCTTCCCATGAGATCACGGATGCTCTACAAGAAACCGTAACGAGTATTATCGAAGCAGTAAAGGTCACTTTGGAAAAGAGTCCACCTGAATTAGCGGCTGATATTATGGATCGTGGAATTGTGCTTACGGGAGGCGGGGCACTTCTACGCAATCTTGACAAGTTGTTGAGTGATGAAACGGGAATGCCAGTCTTGGTAGCTGAGAATGCACTGGACTGTGTGGCCATCGGGACGGGTCGAGCATTAGAAAACCTTCATCTCTTCAAATCAAAGTCTGGCATTACCGCCCGATCCAAAAGGGGAAGATAG
- the minD gene encoding septum site-determining protein MinD, producing MGEAIVVTSGKGGVGKTTTSANIGTALATNGKKVCLVDADIGLRNLDVMMGLENRIIYDLVDVLDGQCRLQQALIKDKRFDHLFLLPAKQTKDKSAVTPEQMENLIKELKMDFDYVIIDCPAGIEQGFKNAVAGADKAVVVTIPEPTAVRDADRVIGLLEKEKTGSPKLIINRIRYGMMKQGDMLDVDDVIQQLGIEILGIVPDDERVIKASKEGEPIVMNHEAKAGLAYRNIARRILGEQVPLLSLEEEQGGFMKKVRKLFGMR from the coding sequence ATGGGAGAAGCGATTGTAGTCACATCGGGGAAGGGCGGCGTAGGGAAAACCACTACATCTGCTAATATCGGTACGGCCCTAGCAACCAACGGAAAAAAGGTGTGCTTGGTCGATGCGGATATCGGTCTTCGCAACCTTGATGTTATGATGGGATTAGAGAATCGAATCATTTACGATCTAGTTGATGTGCTAGATGGACAATGCAGATTACAGCAAGCCTTGATTAAAGATAAGAGATTCGATCATCTCTTTTTGTTGCCGGCTAAACAGACCAAGGACAAGTCAGCCGTTACACCAGAACAGATGGAGAACCTCATTAAAGAGCTGAAGATGGACTTCGATTATGTCATCATTGACTGTCCTGCTGGGATTGAACAAGGCTTTAAGAATGCAGTGGCTGGAGCTGACAAGGCCGTTGTGGTGACGATACCCGAGCCGACAGCTGTTCGTGATGCTGACCGAGTGATTGGCTTGCTTGAGAAAGAAAAGACAGGTTCTCCAAAGCTGATTATTAATCGTATTCGATATGGCATGATGAAGCAGGGAGATATGCTGGACGTTGATGATGTGATTCAACAGCTGGGAATTGAGATTCTAGGTATTGTTCCGGATGATGAGCGTGTGATTAAGGCCTCTAAAGAGGGGGAACCGATTGTCATGAATCATGAAGCGAAAGCAGGTTTAGCTTACCGGAATATTGCTCGCCGTATTCTTGGAGAACAAGTTCCACTCCTTAGTTTAGAGGAAGAACAAGGCGGTTTCATGAAAAAAGTTAGGAAATTATTTGGTATGAGGTAG
- the minC gene encoding septum site-determining protein MinC — MTLTKNIVTIKGTKDGLVFLLDDTCSLQELFAQLKEKVESNHQQTLAGPPIEITIKLGNRYLTEEQTQELREIIKEKSNLRIRSIDSLLVTREQALKDKLSSMTRVETRTIRSGQELRHTGDLLLLGDINPGGGVYCTGSIFVMGALRGLAHAGCNGDETAIIAASLLRPTQLRIADVISRPPDEWMDGSNEMEFAYLEDGQMSIDKLNQLHKVRLDYWSNR, encoded by the coding sequence ATGACACTGACAAAGAATATCGTAACCATAAAAGGAACAAAAGACGGATTAGTTTTTTTATTGGACGATACTTGTTCCTTGCAGGAACTATTCGCTCAATTAAAAGAAAAAGTGGAAAGCAACCATCAGCAAACCCTAGCTGGTCCCCCAATTGAAATCACAATCAAGCTTGGCAACCGGTATCTAACGGAAGAACAGACCCAGGAGTTGCGGGAAATCATTAAGGAGAAGAGCAACTTAAGGATTAGAAGCATCGACTCCTTATTAGTAACAAGGGAACAAGCACTCAAGGATAAACTCTCTTCCATGACCCGAGTGGAAACTCGAACAATACGCTCCGGTCAGGAGTTAAGACATACAGGTGACTTATTGCTGTTAGGAGACATTAATCCGGGCGGTGGAGTCTATTGTACAGGTAGCATATTCGTGATGGGTGCACTACGAGGCTTGGCTCATGCAGGTTGCAATGGTGATGAAACTGCGATTATCGCAGCATCGTTGCTGCGCCCTACACAACTAAGGATTGCCGATGTCATTAGCCGACCGCCAGATGAATGGATGGACGGGAGCAATGAAATGGAGTTTGCTTATCTCGAGGACGGTCAGATGTCCATTGATAAGTTAAACCAACTGCATAAAGTGAGATTGGATTATTGGAGTAATAGATAG